The genomic DNA ATGTAGTAGACAGCTGGACTTGTTTGCTGGTATCTTAATTCTAGACTGGCAGTTGGctcattttccaaaatttgtttatgctacattttggaaacaaaaacaacaggCAACATAGTATGACAAATTTTTgctttattatcattaatgtTTTTGGGATAAGAAACAATGGTGTTTACATTCATCAAAAGCACCAACAACGAAAAACCTAGGGGCAAGGGGTTGAGATTACCCCTTCCAAAGAGTTAGACAAGGAGAGCCTTCCAATGGTTAATaatcatcaaaattttataatgaCAAAAAACTACTGTGTAATTTTCTCATCACCAAGAGGTGTTGCACCAAAAACAGGATTGAAAAAGGAGCACTTGTATTCAAACACCctactatttctttctttccaacGACAAAACAATATTGAATACCAGTAGTACTCATTCTCTTTGATGTATCAGTAATGGACACCTTATGTCTCACTTTTAGGATAACATTGGTGTTTTCGTGGACCAAAATGGGAAACTGCTTCAAGAAGGCCGGATTTGTTGGTCGGAGGCTCCTTCTGTCGTTGTCATACAAAATCCTTATGCAGTTGCTTTGTTGCCAAGATATGTTGAGGTATTCTCGATCCATTGTAAgcaatttaaaacaattcatCGTTGAAATACACATACTTCCATCATTTAAATTTGCAGATTCGGTCTCTCCGGTCTCCATATGCATTGATACAAACCATTGTCCTTCGAAATGGCCGGCATCTTATTGACAGTAAGCATGCTCTGGTTGTTGGATTAGACAATTCTGCTTATGGCCTCTTTCCTGTTCCTCTTGGTGCACAGGTGATTTTCAGCCCATTTACAAGAGTGTTAATTGTGGGTGGTTGTAGTTTGGGTTGTCTTAGTTCACATTGTTGATTGTCAAAAGggaaatatttacaaaattagatTGTTTTATGATTTGAGTACGAATGTAGTAGTTTCAGTATTTTTGGTACTTCCAATTCCATCTATCATgtgttattaaataaatttgaaggatTCTTTGGTTATATGGTCCAAAATCTTGAAACAGCACAAACATACTACAATGTCACATACATGTAAGAAACCTTTTTCGGGTTGCAGATAGTTCAATTAACAGCATCTGGTAACTTTGAGGAAGCGTTGGCTCTGTGCAAGTTGCTTCCACCTGAAGATTCAAGCCTTCGATCTGCAAAGGAGAGTTCAATCCATATCAGGTGGGTTTTCATACCATGAAACCTACTCATGTGGCtgtggtttttcttctttccaatTTTGCAGTGAAAGCATTGTTTGTTAATCATTACTTAGTatccatttaattattaaaaagaaataggaaGTCATATAATTTAGTCCAGGTATGAAAAGTAGAAACAGCCTAGTTTTATCTCCCCAAAAagtccactttttttttccacgaGCTTATAGGAGCTCAAATTGATACAAACCGAAATCAACAAAGAATCACAGTCACCACTTATAGACAGAGTATGCAAGTTTCTGCAATGTTCTCTCAATCGCAATTCTGAATTCTCTATATTTAACATTAAAACTTCTCTGATTTCGACCTAACCAAATTTCTCGAAGTACACCCATTACTGCTATAGTTCAGGGGAATTTTGAATTGTCACGGATTGACCTAACGGTCATCAAggatcaatataaataaaaatagggtTTAGAGAGTACATTCAAGGCTTCAAGCCATGGTGCCGTTTATATAGGATTAAATATCTCACAAGTTTCCTGGGCAAGTAGCTTCAACTTCAAGAGAATTTAGTCTGTTTAGGGTTTTCTTGTTTCCAACTTTCCAACTAGCCTCAGTCAATTACCTTCAACTTCAAGAGACATTGTTGTGGCAGTTAGGTGTGGATACCTTACTATTGGTAGAAGAAGATGCTGGACCCCTTGTGAACTCCATCTTCCAATTCTTCTTTTGTGGTTAGGGTGAAGATCATAAATCATCTTCCTTTGTCATTCAAACCTGCAGCAGCCTGCAGCCATCCTCCTCCTGCATTTGCTCACAGTGAAGATCTTTGGAACATATTGCACTGGCTGATCACAGTTAATATTTAAGTACTTCTAGGAGAATTTTGCAAGACCTTTATGTTCTTTTCAACAACTTCTGTTAgaaactatttcaaaatatgttttgtcTTATATTTCAGATATGCTCATTATCTTTTTGATAATGGGAGCTATGAGGAGGCAATGGAACATTTTTTGGCATCTCAAGTGGATATAACCTACGTGCTTCCCATTTATCCTTCAATTGTCCTTCCAAAGACAACTTTGGTTACTGAAACAGAGAAATTGGTGGATTTGGATGATCCTCATCTTTCAAGAGCTTCTTCAGGTTTTTCAGATGACATGGAGTCGCCTCTACACCAGCTGGAATCTGATGAGAACACATCACTGGAGtcaaaaaaaatgaaccatAATACTCTCATGGCTCTAATCAAGTTTTTGCAGAAGAAAAGGCACAACATTATTGAAAAGGCCACTGCTGAAGGGACAGAAGAGGTAGTTTTAGATGCTGTTGGAGACCGGTTTAAGAAATCTTACAAGGTAAAGTCCcgaaatttttgtttctttgcttCTTTGCCTCTCTCATGTAGTATTGTAGTCtctttatttatctatttttcgGACAGTGACACCATGTTCTTGTATGAGTTTTGATCGTGAAGGATTCCATTTTCTTACTCCTGGAAAGTGGTCGACGTTCTTTTGAATATTAgataatttcaaatgtttggattttatatttatgtcaTTATCTTTGACTATGATGGATGTTGAGAGAAACAAAGTATGTTGGCCCTATAAACTGGTGATTTAGATAAAATCATCATGAGTAAAACTTGTATGAATATAATATCGATATTGCATGTATATTAGTGTGTGTTGTTATTTATAGCTTAGTTAAGTTTTTTACTTCATTGTAAGATTACTCTGTTTATTTTAAGGAACCTTTATACACCTACAGAATTATCATGTATTTGACTCCATTGAAGGGAGTAAGAGTATACCAGGGTGGCTGCTCCCAAGCTTGAGTTAAACTACAGTTATTTTGTGTTAACTGCACAAGTATGAATGGGAAAGAGATTCCTTGAAATTACTATGTTAGCTTTTGTAGAGCATAcgtatttacaaaataaattcgAATTTTTTGGTAGAGAACACCATTTTCCCTTGAGGGAGGAATCGTGGGCTTAGGAAATTATGAAAAGATGCTTGGATTCGCAAGACTCATTGAGGAAATAATTCCATAAAGTAGTTTTCGCAATGTTAGACTAGATTATAGGAGAGTATCCCAATCCCGGGGGTGGACCTCATCCCTAGGTGTTAGGAATGCAATTAAGGATTAGTAATTAGTTAGGAAAGTTGTCAAGGAGATCGGTTATGATTAGAGAGAGTTGGTTATCAGTAGAGAGAGTGGGTGGGGATAAACTTAGGTATTTGATGATTGAATTAGAGCTTGGGGGAGATCTCAAGAGGGAGGGTTCAAGTAACTCAAATTACTTTATTGTAGTTTCTTAATGTTATTGTGTATTTTCTGTATTTGGATACCTAACAAATTGGCATTGGAGCATGTTTATCTTGAGAGCATCCATTCTGGCTATGGATTTGGATCGAGATATGCTCAATCATGTGGTTAAGAATTTGTTGGAGGTATAGAGGGAGATCAAGGATTTAAATCAAACACTGAAAGGAAGACAAAATTGTGCGGAGAATATTGAGTTAGTGACTGAGGTTGAGGTCAATGGTTGTTACAAGATTGTTGATGTCAAAGGCCAAAGGAATCTTGGTGGTGGAAGAGGAAATCAAACGAGGAAGATGTAGTCGAAAAGGGGAAAACATTTAGGGCAAATGGGTGTGCCATCACTTAAGCTGGGATTGCAAGAATGTGGGCTTGGCCAGTGGAAAAGAACAAGGGCTGGATATTTTTTAGTAGCGGGTTTGCTGGTATTTTAATGTTCAAATTGGATTTGGGAGTGAGTATTTTGTTTAGTGCTTGCAATTCAATGGTTTCTAGACAACCCACACCTTGAGGACGATATATGTTTGTCAGGGGTCGATAATGTTAGGAATGAAATTAGGGATATTATATAGGTATATTAGTAATTAGTTTGGGAAGTAATTAGTAGGAGTGGCTATAAATTGAAAGACTGGGTAGGGATGAACTTGGGGATCTGGTGAGTGAAATAGGATTGGGTGAGATTGTAAGACCCCCAATTATCCATACTTATAGGAGGAAGGGTAGAAAAGTAACTGCACAGGGAATTATTATGGAGAAATGATTGGAAGGACGTTCTGAGTGGTAGGGCCCACTGGGCTGAGGAATATGTGagtctataaataggattATTAGGTTGGAGTAGCTAGggtatttttaacttttaggaGGTAGGGCTACAGCAGCCACCAGGGTCTCTTAAAACAAGAGGCTGGTATGATCTTTTCTGCATTTTTCcttgttgtttcttgttatttcttttcatcttgtgaATCTGGATCATTtggctttatatataaataaagtaaaccagAGTACCGCCTCTGTTTAAGCCATTTATACAGTCCTTTCagtctaaattattgttagtatcctaacaattggtatcagagcccgAAAAAACTGGGGGTGGTTACTAGACTAATGGCGCAGAGACAAATAGAAGACAGAGTGGATGGAACTGAGAAGGAAATAATGGGTCTGAAAGAGATGCtgttagaaatgaaaaaagcaATGGAACGAATGGCTGAGGATCTAAGAGAGAACCATAGCTACAAAAGAAGGGAGGAATCTGGGACCTCCGACGGTTCAGTAATGAAACTGAAGGGAAAAGCTGAGGAAACCGATGTTCATAACGAAGGGAACTTGACCATGGGTGACCGTagtaaatataagaaattagaGATGCCAATGTTCTTGGGAGAAAACCCGGAATCTTGGGTTTACAGGGCAGAGCATTTTTTTGAGATCAATAATCTACCGAGACCGAAAAGGTCAAGGTAGCAGTAGTCAGCTTTGGACAAGATGAGGTAGACTGGTACAGATGGTCACACAATCGGAGGAAGGTGGAGTCGTGGGAGGATCTAAAAGAAaggatgtttgatttttttaaagacaCAGGGCAGAAGAGTTTAGTGGCGAGACTGATCAGGATTGAACAAGACGGTTCCTACAATGATTATgtaaagaaatttgttaattattcaGCACCCCTGCCCCACATGACAGAGAGTGTGTTAAGGGATGCATTCCTGACTGGGCTAGAGCCGAACCTGCAAGCTGAAGTCGTGAGCCGCAATCCACTAACATTGGAGGAGTGTATGAGAGAGGCACAGCTGGTCAACGACAGAAATTTAGCCCTGCAATGGTCCAAGGCAGAAGGGGGAGGACGGAATTACAAAAAAGGCGAAGGAAGCACGAACAAGGGTCCAGAAGGTGGGGAGAAGGGAATCACCAGGAAAACAGAGTTTCCTTTGAAACAGGTGACAATTCCCATTAAAGGCAACTACCAGAAGAGTGAACCACCAGTGAAACGCTTATCGGATGCGGAATTCAGAGCACGACTTGACAAGGGTCTGTGTTTTAAATGCAATGAAAGGTACTCCCCTGGACATCGATGCAAAATGAAGGACAAAAGAGAGCTGATGCTGTTTATcatgaatgaagaagaaagtcTGGAAGACGAAGACAGAACAGAGGAAACTAATGAAGAAGTATTAGAGTTGAATCAGCTTACACTGGAGGAGGGAACCGAAATTGAGTTAAAGGCAATACATGGCCTAACAAGTAAAGGAACGATGAAGATCAAAGGCGAAATTAAAGGGAAAGAAGTATTGATACTGATTGACAGTGGGGCCACCCACAATTTCATACACAACAAAATTGTGGAGGAAGTGGGACTGGAGTTAGAGAATCATACTCCGTTTGGAGTCACTATCGGAGATGGTACAAGATGCCAAGGAAGAGGCGTGTGTAACAGGTTAGAACTAAAACTTAAAGAGATCACAATCGTGGCTGATTTTTTAGCAATTGAACTGGGGAGTGTAGATGTGATTCTAGGGATGCAATGGTTAAACACAACGGGAACCATGAAGATACACTGGCCATCCTTGACCATGACATTTCGGATGGGAAAAAAACAGTTTATCTTAAAAGGAGATCCTTCACTTATTAGGGCAGAGTGCTCTCtgaaaactattgaaaaaacATGGGAAGAGGACGACCAAGGCTTCTTACTCGAAATGCAGAACTATGAGGCAGAGGAAGATGGGGAATTGGATGAAGTACAGAGAGTAAAGGGGGATGAGGAAGAATCTCCAATGATTCAAGTCTTACTCCAGCAGTACACGGATTTATTCGAAGAACCGAAGGGATTACCACCAAAAAGGGAGTGTGACCATCGTATTTTGCTGGTAACCGGCCAGAAACCTATCAATGTGAGACCTTACAAATATGGCCacacacaaaaagaagaaatcgaGAAGTTAATATCTGAAATGCTCCAAGTTGGGATAATACGACCCAGTCACAGCCCTTACTCGAGTCCTGTGTTGCTGGTAAGAAAGAAAGACGGAGGGTGGAGATTCTGTGTTGATTacagaaaattaaatcaagtAACCATATCGGATAAATTTCCAATACCCGTGATAGAGGAATTGCTAGACGAACTGCATGGGGCCActgttttttcaaaactgGATCTCAAATCTGGATATCATCAGATACGGATGAAGGAGGAGGATGTGGAAAAGACAGCATTCAGAACCCATGAAGGACACTACGAGTTTCTGGTCATGCCGTTCGGCCTCACTAACGCACCAGCTACTTTCCAATCTTTAATGAATCTGGTCTTTAAACCCTTCCTCAGGAGATGTGTACTGGTattttttgatgatatattgaTATACAGCACGAATCTCACAGAACACGAAAAGCATTTGGCCATGGTTTTTGCAGTAATGCGGGATAACCAGTTAGttgctaacaaaaaaaaatgcgtAATAGCCCATTCACAGATTCAGTATTTGGGGCATTTAATATCCAGTAGAGGGGTTGAAGCTGATGGAGACAAGATCAAGGACATGGTAAATTGGCCCAACCCAAAGATGTAACCGGATTGAGGGGGTTCTTAGGGTTGACAGGTTACTACAGAAGATTCGTCAAAGGGTATGGGGAGATGGCAGAACCGCTGACcaaattattacaaaagaaCTCATTCCTATGGGGGGAAGAAGCAACAGAGGCGTTTGATAAGCTGAAATTAGCCATGACAACCCTACCCGTACTAGCTCTACCGGATTGGAACCTGCCTTTCATCATTGAAACAGATGCGTCGGGGATTGCTTTAGGGGCAGTTCTATCTCAAAATGGCCATCCCATAGCTTTTTTCAGTCAAAAACTATCAAACCGAGCAAAAACCAAGTCCATATATGAGAGGGAATTGATGGCTGTGGTTCTGTCAGTACAGAAGTGGAGACATTACCTCTTGGGAAGGAAGTTTACAATCATCTCAGATCAGAGGGCCCTCAAGTTCCTTTTAGAGCAAAGGGAAGTGCAACCCCAATTCCAGAAGTGGCTGACTAAACTCCTCGGGTATGACTTCGAAATACTTTACCAACCCGGACTACAAAACAAAGCAGCCGATGCCCTCTCCGAATAGAACAACCAGTGGAAATGAAGAATATGTCCACCACGGGTATTGTCAACATGGAGGTGGTAGAGAAAGAGGTTGAGTTAGATGAAGAGCTTAAGGCAATCattgaagaattaaaacaGAATCCTGATGAGCCTAGTAAATTCCAATGGGTGAATGGAAACCTATGGTATAAGAAGCGGATTGTGTTGTCAAAAGAATCCACTCTGATCCCCACCTTACTACATACATTTCATGACTCCATTTTGGGAGGCCATTCCGGGTTCTTAAGGACGTATAAAAGGATGTGTGGGGAATTGTATTGGAAGGGTATGAAGGCggatgtaaaaaaatatgtgcaAGAATGCGAGGTTTGCCAGAGAAATAAGTTGGAAGCAACTAAACCAGCTGGAGTTCTGCAGCCAATTCCAATTCCAGAAAGAATCTTGGAAGACTGGTCCATGGACTTCATTGAAGGGCTACCTAAAGCAGGAGGTATGAATGTAATAATGGTAATTGTGGACAGGCTGAGCAAATACTCCTATTTTATCACCATGAGGCATCCTTTCAATGCAAGGCAAGTGGCTGAAGTGTTTATTGACCGGGTAGTGAGTAGACATGGAATACCTAAGTCAATCATTTCCGATAgggataaaattttcataagcaacttttggaaagaaatatttgcTAGCATGGGAACCCTTCTAAAAAGAAGTACGGCATTCCACCCTCAAACGGACGGACAAACTGAAAGAGTAAACCGTTGTGTAGAAACTTATCTGAGGTGTTTTTGTAATGAGCAGCCGACAAAGTGGAATAAGTTCATTCCCTGGGCAGAACTATGGTATAATACAACTTTCCATGCCTCCTCAAGATCAAATCCCTTCCAGATTGTATATGGACGATCACCTCCTCCGCTGCTATCATACGGCAATCACAAGACTCCTCACAATGAGGTGGAACTAATGCTGAAAGAGAGGGATTTAGCACTGATTGCTCTAAAGGAGAACCTGAACGTGGCGCAGAAccgaatgaagaaaatggcagaCTCTAAGAGGAGGGAACTTAAGTTCAAGGTGGGAGATGAGGTATATCTCAAGCTTCGACCCTATAGGCAACATTCTCTAGCACGAAAGAGGTCGGAGAAGTTGGCCCCTAAATTCTATGGACCTTACCGCataattgaagaaattggAGAAGTGGCGTATAGGCTGCAGTTACCGCCCGAAGCTTCCATTCATGACGTCTTCCATATTTCCCAACTGAAACTGAAATTGGGAAAAACACATGTAGTACAAATCCAACAACCAGTACTAACGGAAGAGTTTGAACTACAGCTACAACCAGAAACCGTACTGGGCATTCGATGGAATAAGGACTTGGGGGCCAACGAGTGGTTGGTGAAATGGAAAGAACTACCGGAGAACGAGGCTACCTGGGAAGCAGTGTACCAAATGAATCAACAGTTTCCCAccttccaccttgaggacaaggtgaactTGGAACCGAGGGGTATTGTAAGACCCCCAATTATCCATACTTATAGGAGGAAGGGTAGAAAAGTAACTGCACAGGGAATTATTATGGAGAAATGATTGGAAGGACGTTCTGAGTGGTAGGGCCCACTGGGCTGAGGAATATGTGagtctataaataggattATTAGGTTGGAGTAGCTAGggtatttttaacttttaggaGGTAGGGCTACAGCAGCCACCAGGGTCTCTTAAAACCAAGAGGCTGGTATGATCTTTTCTGCATTTTTCcttgttgtttcttgttatttcttttcatcttgtgaATCTGGATCATTtggctttatatataaataaagtaaaccagAGTACCGCCTCTGTTTAAGCCATTTATACAGTCCTTTCagtctaaattattgttagtatCCTAACAGAGATCTCATGAGGGTTGGTGCTAGTACCTCGAATACTTGTTATATTGCAGTTTCTTCATTGAAATTGCAGTGCTGCCATCTTGGAGAGAGAGTccattaattaagttttcacCCTTTTTGAGAACATTCACCCTGCAAATCACCTAACTAGAGTCCCTTTCAgtacatcaaataaaattggaCAAATAAATTTGCTAGAAAATGTCGGTAGGATGGATTTGTTGGTTGTCCTAGAAGGTTAGAAATGCTTGAAAACgaattttgaatatgaatcTCCTGCATTTACCAACTGccagaaaaattaataatctcTTACGTAAGACAAGATGCCTCCTAAAGCCTAAGTTCCATCTGTTGTTGACTGCACCTACAATTTTCcacgaatttttttttagatccAGTTTGATCAAAGAGCTCAGAGAAGTTAGAGAAGGAAACATTCAGGGTAGAGGTTTCTGATAGAAATTTGACCTTAAGATGGGGGTCGCACTCTGCCATGCTGGTAATCATTCAAATTCAGTTTCCAAGTTGTACAAGACCCAAACTCCACGATAGGGTTCCAACTTTCTTGGCAGTAGAACATGTGAAAAGGGGATCATCGGCACAATTCCCCCCAAATATTACTCACGATGGGTTGGGGTAACTTGGAAGGAATGAGTACATCTTTGTCTGTAGTGATTgacatgtttaataaaatccatactgatttctctaatttttttatcaattgatCATAAATTATCTTTTGTCTACAGGGACGAGGAAATATTCCCATCAGCTCTGGTGCTAGGGAGATGGCAGCTATACTGGATACAGCATTACTTCAAGCTCTGCTTTTTACTGGACAATCATTTGCGGCTTTGGAATTATTGAAAGGCCTGAATTATTGTGACGTAAAAATATGTGAAGAGATCCttcagaaaaataaacattattcGGCTCTGTTAGAGTTGTATAGGTGCAATTCTATGCATCGTGAAGCTTTAAAACTTTTGCATCAATTAGTAGAAGAGTCAAAAGTCAACGAGTCTCAAACTGAACTCCAAAAGTTTAAACCTGAAATGATCATTGACTATCTTAAGGTAAGTTTTCACAACCACTTGAAGAAGATACTTttgatggattttttttgtgttcaCTGCATGATAACTGTAATGGCTGGATTTAGATTGTAgatgttttaaatgttttcatGATAGGATATAGCATGATAagatttaatcaattttatttgttaacaAAGCACAAGCCAAGAGGAGAATATTCCTGTCTTGTTTTGATCTCAGAAGCTCAACAGTTTAACTATTCTATAGTTTTGACACAATTTTTCATACAGCCTCTTTGTGGAACTGATCCCATGCTGGTTCTGGAATTCTCGATGACCGTTCTTGAAAGCTGCCCCACGCAAACTATTGATCTCTTTCTTTCGGGGAATATTCCTGCAGACTTGGTTAATTCCTATTTGAAGCAACATGCTCCAAACTTGCAGGCAACATATTTGGAGCTTATGCTTGCAATGAACGAGAGTTCAATTTCTGGAAATCTCCAAAATGAAATGGTAAATGCATACAGAGGCATAGAACCTGCTTTGCTGAGTTTGATATGGCTCTATTTTATGTCCTTTTACATGACATTTACTTCTTTTCATGACATAAGAATTAACACAATAGTATGTGCAAACTACACTAGCTGATTTTTTGTACTTACTGTTGATTTGGACTGATCATGGTGtcctttaattaattacaaatggTACTGATTGATAAAACTACTTGCAGCTTCAAATATATCTTTCGGAAGTTCTTGAGTGGTATGCTGATTTAAATGCTCAAAACAAATGGGATGAAAAAATTTACTCCTCCACGAGAAAGAAGTTGTTGTCTGCTTTAGAGTCAATCTCAGGGTATCAGCCGGAAGTTCTATTAAAACGCCTGCCCTCGGATGCATTATCTGAAGAACGAGCAATTTTATTGGGGAAGATGAACCAGCATGAGCTTGCCTTATCTCTCTATGTTCATAAGGTAACCTTTGACTGTTTGAACTAGATTTGCACCGTCAACCTTCTCTTCATTTCAGTTAACAACAGTTGCGACTAGCTTCCATTTTTCCCTGTAATTCTGTTAT from Cucumis sativus cultivar 9930 unplaced genomic scaffold, Cucumber_9930_V3 scaffold78, whole genome shotgun sequence includes the following:
- the LOC116406240 gene encoding vacuolar sorting protein 39-like; its protein translation is DNIGVFVDQNGKLLQEGRICWSEAPSVVVIQNPYAVALLPRYVEIRSLRSPYALIQTIVLRNGRHLIDSKHALVVGLDNSAYGLFPVPLGAQIVQLTASGNFEEALALCKLLPPEDSSLRSAKESSIHIRYAHYLFDNGSYEEAMEHFLASQVDITYVLPIYPSIVLPKTTLVTETEKLVDLDDPHLSRASSGFSDDMESPLHQLESDENTSLESKKMNHNTLMALIKFLQKKRHNIIEKATAEGTEEVVLDAVGDRFKKSYKGRGNIPISSGAREMAAILDTALLQALLFTGQSFAALELLKGLNYCDVKICEEILQKNKHYSALLELYRCNSMHREALKLLHQLVEESKVNESQTELQKFKPEMIIDYLKPLCGTDPMLVLEFSMTVLESCPTQTIDLFLSGNIPADLVNSYLKQHAPNLQATYLELMLAMNESSISGNLQNEMLQIYLSEVLEWYADLNAQNKWDEKIYSSTRKKLLSALESISGYQPEVLLKRLPSDALSEERAILLGKMNQHELALSLYVHKIHVPELALSYCDRVYESLANQQPTKSSGNIYLTLLQIYLNPRRTTKNFEKRITNLTSPQNMGTPKLGLGPSFKVKGGRAAKKIAAIEGAEDMKVSLSNTDSSRSDGDTDEPGEEGSSSIMLDEALNLLSQRWDRINGAQALKLLPKETKLQNLLQFIGPLLRKSSEAYRNSSVIKSLRQSENLQVRDELYSQRKPAIKITSDSMCSLCKKKIGTSVFAVYPNGKTLVHFVCFRDSQNMKAVSKDSPIRRRT